One segment of Metallosphaera cuprina Ar-4 DNA contains the following:
- a CDS encoding YidH family protein: MTSPSDHMANERTFLAWIRTGVALIGFGFVIAKFALFLQLLKGVKGTGNSVLFGEVMILLGGAVIAYGLLIYHLTEIDLNNGTYKSRHVMNSVFAMIVLITAVGLALLVI, encoded by the coding sequence ATGACATCGCCTTCAGATCATATGGCTAATGAGAGGACTTTCTTAGCCTGGATAAGGACAGGAGTGGCCCTTATCGGGTTCGGTTTCGTAATCGCCAAGTTCGCGTTATTTCTTCAACTATTAAAGGGTGTCAAGGGTACAGGAAACTCAGTGCTTTTCGGGGAGGTCATGATTCTTTTAGGAGGTGCAGTGATAGCTTACGGATTACTAATCTATCATTTGACTGAAATTGATTTAAACAACGGAACGTACAAGTCCAGGCACGTTATGAACTCAGTTTTCGCCATGATAGTACTGATAACTGCGGTCGGATTAGCGTTGTTAGTCATATAA
- a CDS encoding sodium:calcium antiporter — MIPSSLVIEAALILVLMGLSTEALTRGVESLEQALGQGMAAGVILGNVTALPETLIVLTSVLEHKGEIALGSAIGGNVVIFTLGLGLISVIYFLKWKGPILMKGDYSQELKVMGAASLVLALGIIVGELNIIFTFLFFSIYIYYLVFRFRRSSRGKTNVKGVIQIIVGGSIIVVLSPIFVESIVELSRSTGLSETLIALILTPVVAELGEGISSVRLATRYPGGGSAAVVSYFGSKIQNATILLGLVGLDSTTTKGPFLILALVSNVIGILVVKDGKLSYLEGIALCVLYFVLIWIAYVL; from the coding sequence TTGATACCATCATCTTTAGTCATTGAGGCAGCGCTCATCTTAGTTTTAATGGGGCTTTCTACGGAGGCCCTAACGAGAGGAGTGGAGAGCTTAGAGCAGGCTTTAGGGCAGGGCATGGCAGCCGGAGTCATTCTGGGGAACGTAACTGCACTACCTGAGACCCTGATAGTTCTAACCTCCGTTTTAGAGCATAAGGGTGAGATCGCCTTGGGCTCCGCCATTGGCGGCAACGTAGTAATATTCACTTTAGGCCTGGGACTCATCTCGGTCATTTACTTCCTAAAGTGGAAAGGGCCAATACTCATGAAGGGAGATTACAGCCAGGAACTCAAGGTAATGGGTGCCGCGTCTCTGGTTCTCGCCCTTGGAATAATCGTGGGAGAGTTGAACATCATTTTCACTTTCCTTTTCTTCTCCATATACATCTATTACCTTGTCTTTAGGTTTAGGCGCTCATCTAGGGGTAAAACGAACGTAAAGGGGGTGATCCAGATAATCGTCGGCGGTTCAATTATAGTAGTTCTGTCCCCTATTTTCGTGGAATCTATAGTTGAGTTGAGTAGATCGACCGGGTTATCTGAGACACTGATCGCCCTCATATTGACCCCTGTCGTGGCGGAGCTAGGTGAGGGAATCTCATCAGTGAGGTTAGCAACTAGATATCCAGGCGGTGGATCTGCCGCGGTCGTGAGCTACTTCGGAAGCAAGATACAAAACGCAACGATATTGTTAGGACTAGTGGGGCTGGACTCCACCACCACGAAAGGTCCTTTCCTCATTTTGGCCCTAGTCTCCAACGTAATCGGAATTTTAGTCGTAAAGGACGGTAAACTATCTTACTTGGAGGGTATAGCGCTTTGCGTCCTCTATTTCGTCTTGATTTGGATAGCTTACGTGCTTTAG
- a CDS encoding ammonium transporter — protein MSIENLGTYPPAAVPQWLSLGSNSWILTATTLVMIQSVPALALFYAGMTRKRFSMNTVMMVLYSFASTFLIWAILGYSMSFYSSSIHVGGLNFLGLPLPVWSLPMFGEATYGPGGTQLNIPFLTFVMFQFAFAAITPGLIVGAIVERTNFKAWMIFSPIWILVVYAPVAYWLFAGGWLNQLGAIDYSGGYVIHMTAGYSALALAMAVGQRLPRERKVEAHNLLLTALGFGLDWMGWNGFNGGDAGGATIDAAIAVFNTNLAAAAAAIMWIAIDMKVFGKSSFTGLANGTFAGLVAITPMAGMVNPSEALITGLITAPIVWLGIYKLLPRLKVDDALGVFPVHGIGGTVGGLLTGLMIDPTVSNYYLPGYRGALFGNVHQFLVQALAVLVVGLYSFFVSLGLAKLIAKVTPLRLDRDAILHGDFYIHGEASYPDLYLAKSDQSVTHREKLKEETEIK, from the coding sequence ATGTCCATAGAAAATCTAGGGACGTATCCTCCTGCAGCTGTTCCGCAATGGCTTAGCCTAGGATCGAACTCTTGGATATTAACGGCCACAACGCTAGTGATGATACAATCTGTCCCTGCCCTGGCGCTATTTTACGCGGGGATGACGAGGAAGAGGTTCTCTATGAACACCGTGATGATGGTTCTTTACTCGTTCGCTTCGACCTTCCTCATTTGGGCCATCTTAGGATACTCCATGAGCTTTTACTCCTCTTCGATTCACGTAGGTGGGTTAAACTTCTTAGGTTTACCCTTGCCGGTTTGGAGCCTACCCATGTTCGGAGAGGCTACATATGGCCCTGGTGGGACTCAGCTTAACATTCCTTTCTTAACCTTCGTGATGTTTCAGTTCGCGTTCGCTGCAATAACTCCTGGCTTAATCGTAGGGGCCATTGTGGAGAGAACCAACTTCAAGGCATGGATGATTTTCTCCCCGATATGGATTCTGGTAGTCTACGCCCCCGTAGCGTACTGGCTTTTCGCGGGAGGGTGGCTCAATCAATTGGGTGCGATTGACTACTCTGGAGGATATGTGATCCATATGACCGCTGGTTACTCTGCACTTGCACTAGCTATGGCTGTGGGGCAGAGATTGCCCCGTGAACGGAAGGTTGAGGCCCACAACCTCTTGCTTACCGCTTTGGGTTTCGGATTAGATTGGATGGGATGGAACGGATTCAATGGAGGGGACGCTGGAGGAGCGACAATAGACGCTGCGATAGCCGTTTTTAACACCAACCTGGCCGCGGCGGCAGCTGCAATAATGTGGATAGCTATAGACATGAAGGTTTTCGGGAAATCCTCATTCACCGGATTAGCTAACGGGACATTTGCAGGCTTGGTTGCAATAACTCCTATGGCTGGGATGGTAAACCCAAGCGAAGCCCTAATAACTGGGTTGATAACTGCCCCCATAGTGTGGTTAGGTATCTATAAGTTGCTTCCTAGGCTAAAGGTAGACGATGCTTTAGGCGTCTTTCCAGTTCACGGTATAGGAGGAACTGTAGGAGGTCTCCTCACCGGATTGATGATCGATCCCACAGTCTCAAACTATTACCTCCCTGGCTACAGAGGTGCCTTATTCGGTAACGTACATCAGTTCCTGGTTCAAGCGTTAGCCGTCTTAGTAGTTGGTTTATACTCGTTCTTTGTGAGCTTAGGACTGGCTAAGCTAATCGCTAAAGTTACGCCGCTCAGACTGGATAGGGACGCAATACTTCATGGGGACTTTTACATTCATGGGGAGGCCTCTTATCCTGACTTATACCTTGCCAAGAGCGATCAAAGTGTAACCCACAGGGAAAAACTGAAGGAGGAGACCGAGATAAAGTGA